CATCACCAGCCAGGATCGATACCGCTTGTTCACGTTTTGCCCTACCACCCCAAAGAGACTAGCAAATGCATTTATCGAAAGGTCTTATCTACAGAGCGTTGGCAATTATGCTTGTTTGGGATGGATTGTGCAAGGGTGTGCGAAGAATCGGAGATGCCCGCCTTGACTCGTTGCGGCGTTAGGCTGTCGCCCTCAGCCCCCTAGCCCCCTTCTCCCGCAAGGAGAAGGGGGATACCACACAGACCATCACAGCGTTAGAGGCGTTTTGGGCGGGGGGGGATGAGGGCAAAAGATAATACGTTCTGTTATTTGTAACCCAACTCACGGGACGGAGTTGATGAACTTACCCAATCTAACGGTTCACTAAAATTAGAACCCTTCATAAATGGCGCATACTTACCTTCATAGCCGATAGCCTTAAGCAACATGCGGATAAGGATATCGACTAAATGGGGAATGATCGCTTCAAATTCTTGGCGTGTCTCAGGTTTATGAATGTCTTTATAACCTATTCTATGCATAGTCCTATTGCGATAATCACTTACTTTTCTGGCCCAATCATCACTATTTCCATAATACTTAGAAACCACATCACGATCCACAAACTTTAAAAGGGTTAAAAGAGCGATCAATTTATCTCCAAAGGACGTTCTCTTTTGTAGAGGTTGACTACAGACACTATCGGCAACTTTTTCAATGGTTCTACGTTCGTCGGGAGTGCTTTCTAGCTGTTTTATCTTATCAGCAGTTTCTTTGAGTATATCTTTTATGCTACGAATCTGTTCTTCCGTAAGGGATATCTTTATGGGATGTATTTTTTCTTCAATATTGTAATGTGTGAAAAGTTCATCAAAAGCAGTGAATAGATAGTAGAAAACTTGGGTAGTATCTTCGCCTGAAATGGCTAAGGCAGCATTATCTGAGGCTTTATGAATAGCGCTTTGAAGTACTGCATTTGACTGTGATGCTTGAGTCAGCAAGCGTCCAAGTCCGCCTTGATGAATCAAATCATCAATGATTGGACGCCCACGCCCGTATGTATATCGCCCCAAATTAGCGTGAATGCGGTAAACCAAACCGCCATTTTCGTCACGAAATTCAATCCAAGATGCTCCTACATGTCGCCCTGTAGCGAGACTTAATGTGGGCAATAAAACATCGGCGGGATGCGTTTCATCTGATTCAGATTTAGAAGAACATACTCCGACCATCACACTTGTTACCCCTAATCGTGCTACCCCATTGGCTAAGTCTTGTGTGATTTGGTTGTAGTCGGGAAGTCGTTCAATAAATGCAAGTTCATTATTATAACAGAAGGCAACAACAAGGCTCATCGCCGTCAAATTATGCCTTACCCACGCTTTATCTTCTTCCGAAGTCTCGGAGCTTAAAAAGTCATCTATCTTCTTCGTTACGGGGAAAATCCGCAAAGGATGTTGTTTCAAATTTTTATGATTGTTAGCTTTTATAACACCAAATGAAAGGTGCAAATTTAAATTAATACAGGGTAACATCCAATATTTTGCATTACCTTTCGATTTATTGTTTACACTATAGGTCGCCACGTCTACATATAAGCGAATCATTGCACGAATAGGATCCCATGTATAGTTAGATATCTTCTCTGAAGTTAGTTTATCTCCCTCAGTGGTCTTGAGAGTCATTGATGTGATTGAGTTATTTGTTGGTGGAGGTATAGGTATTACACACATCTCAGATGACAACTTGCTCTCTACTCGAACACCTGATATAAGCCAATCTCGGCTCAGTATAGATTGGGGTTCATTTGGTTCATTCTCATTTCCCCACTCTCTAATTTCAAGAACTACACTCATATCCCCTACATGATTAACTTCGCAAATCATTTTCCCTTCAACCCAACCTTGTGGATTAGAAAATTCAATACGACCATCACCAACATAGGTCAATGTCTTTGAAAACCATGTGCTTGGCTGCGGAAGATAATCTTGAAGATTGGTCATGATGCTTTTGATTGTCCTACGATTGCTAAGGTCTGTTTGCAACCTATCTCCCCGGCGCTAAAGCAGCGGGCTGAAAGCAGATTTTTTGATTTCTTCTGATCTCAGCCGGCTGCTTAGCACTGGGATCACGCCCTTTATCCTATCAACATCCCCTAATCTAAACTACTGCGCTTAGAACCCCTTCAGCTTACTGAGGTCGGCGCGTCCCTTTGCCAACAATCCCACATAGTGCAGCAAGGCAAGACGGTTTTCCCGCACCTCTGGAACGTTATCCATGACCAGCACCTTGTCGAAGAACGTCGTCACGGCGGGGACAATTTCCTGAAACGCCCGCAAGAAGGCGTCCACCGAGGGGGTTTGCCCAAGTGCCGTCCGCGCCGCTTTTGCCGCCTCATAAAGTGCGGCAGATTCCGCCGGAGTGAGCGTCTCTGGCTTTAGAGTTAGCCCTCCCTGATCGCGGGTGATCCGCACACAGCGGGCGAAGGAATCAAGCGTCAGCGACCAATCTGGACGGACGACCCATTTGGCAAGGGCTTGGGCGTTCAAAAGCGCCTGATAGGGCGTGTGGGCTTGCTCTGCCAAGACCGCCGCCACAACATCGTAAGGCAAGCCGTATTCCTCGCGGAGAAGAATTTCCAACCGCCCGCTGATGAAGGTCAGCACCTCGTGCTGTACCTCTGCCGTCAGCGGAAGGGGCTGTTCTGCCGCGATCACCGCCACCGCCCCTCTCAAGTCAAGGTCAAGCTGGTTGTGAATGACGGTCTGAACAATGCCCAATGCCGCCCGCCGCAAGGCAAACGGATCGGCGGAGGCGGTTGGCGCTAAACCCACGCCAAACAAGCCCACCAAACTATCGAGGCGATCTGCCAGCGCAAGCAGGATGCCCGCCGGAGTTTCCGCTAAGCGCCCACCCGCGCTCTTGGGAAGATAGCTCTCGTAGATCGCCGTTGCCACCTCTGGGCGCTGCCCCTCCAAAAGGGCGTATTCGCGCCCCATGACCCCCTCTAGGGAGGTCATCTCAACGACCATCTGCGTTGCCTGATCCGCCCGCATCAGCGGCGCGGCAAGTTCCGCCATGTGCAGCGATCCGGCATCCACTCCCAAAAGCCCGCCAAGCGGCGTGACTACGCGGATGATGCGCTGTGTTTTGTCATAGATCGACCCTAGTTTTTCCTGAAAGGTCATCGTTCGCAGCCGATCTATGCGCTCGCCAAGTGCTTTTTTGCGATCTTCACGGAAGAAGAATTCGGCGTCGGAAAAACGGGCGGTGAGGACATGCTCATTGCCCGTGATCACATCCTGAAGGTGCTGATCCGTTCCGTTGCGGACGGCGATGAAATAGGGGAGCAGCGCTCCATCCTTCCCCTGCACGGGAAAATAGCGCTGTTTCTTGCGCATCACCGTGATCAGCACATCGCGGGGGAGGGCGAGGTAGGCGCTGTTGAATGTCCCGCGCATCGGCGTGGGCTGTTCTACAAGGTTTGCCACCTCATCCAGAAGTGCCTCGTCGGGGATGATCACCCCGCCAACCTCGGCTGCCAGACGCTCAACACCAGTAAGGATCGCCCGCCGCCGTTCCTCGCGGGAGAGGATGATCCCGGCTGTGCTCATCTCGCGGCGGTAATCGCTCAGGTTGTTCACATGAATTTTGGGCGACCCTGCCGGACGTGTCCCCCGTGTGATCGTCGCGCTGTCCAAAGCGGCGTACTGAAAGCTGACGACGGCTTCACCCAAGAGCGCCACCAGCCAGCGAATTGGGCGGGAAAAGGCAATACCTGTCTCGTTCCAACGCATAGTATCTGTGAAGGTGATTTTGGCGATGAACTCTGGGAGCGCCTCGGCAAGGACTTCGCCCGCCGCCCGCCCACTCAGGCTGACTGCTGCTGCCGCATAAAGCCCCCCCTCTAGTTCGGTGGGTTTTAGAAGGATCGGGTCGA
This genomic interval from Anaerolineales bacterium contains the following:
- a CDS encoding glycine--tRNA ligase subunit beta; amino-acid sequence: MSSPSSLFQDVIMTLHRFWGEQGCLLWQPYNIQVGAGTGNPATLLRVLGPEPWRVAYVEPSVRPDDGRYGENPNRMQAYYQYQVILKPDPGNPQELYLESLKAIGLDLDHHDVRFVEDNWKSPALGAWGLGWEVWLDGQEITQYTYFQQAGGLRLDPVSVEITYGLERIVLALQGKRAAWDIQWTNDILYRDVFLQSEIEHCRYYFEVADVEGLKAVYDTYEREHKRALDAGLVIPAYDYVLKCSHLFNVLDTRGAIGVTERAGYFRRMAAMTRTISKAYLEQRQRLEFPLMTNGTSWLVARESPSPTARVSRGGASQAADFLLEIGVEELPADDVNTAIAHMERNAPALFADLRLSHEGIEIHATPRRLVLIARNVSPRQPDEERLVRGPRAEIAFDKDGKPTAAGLGFARKQGIDPILLKPTELEGGLYAAAAVSLSGRAAGEVLAEALPEFIAKITFTDTMRWNETGIAFSRPIRWLVALLGEAVVSFQYAALDSATITRGTRPAGSPKIHVNNLSDYRREMSTAGIILSREERRRAILTGVERLAAEVGGVIIPDEALLDEVANLVEQPTPMRGTFNSAYLALPRDVLITVMRKKQRYFPVQGKDGALLPYFIAVRNGTDQHLQDVITGNEHVLTARFSDAEFFFREDRKKALGERIDRLRTMTFQEKLGSIYDKTQRIIRVVTPLGGLLGVDAGSLHMAELAAPLMRADQATQMVVEMTSLEGVMGREYALLEGQRPEVATAIYESYLPKSAGGRLAETPAGILLALADRLDSLVGLFGVGLAPTASADPFALRRAALGIVQTVIHNQLDLDLRGAVAVIAAEQPLPLTAEVQHEVLTFISGRLEILLREEYGLPYDVVAAVLAEQAHTPYQALLNAQALAKWVVRPDWSLTLDSFARCVRITRDQGGLTLKPETLTPAESAALYEAAKAARTALGQTPSVDAFLRAFQEIVPAVTTFFDKVLVMDNVPEVRENRLALLHYVGLLAKGRADLSKLKGF